Proteins from a genomic interval of Bradyrhizobium sp. CCBAU 53340:
- a CDS encoding PopZ family protein, with protein sequence MTQPAKVTEPSMEEILASIRRIIADDEAKPPPAEAAKQAPAAPAPKAMADIPPSKVAPAKPAAEKPAPPPAAKPAPAPPPPTPAADAGPNSQDDIDALLAGLDEATPAPEVRVPEPEPEPEPDVLELTDEMAMDPEPAPPPPSFRKVEPRDDLEFAEAPPPRPSPAPSYAPVDFDAPPVPPQQPILAQSTVSAVESAFNSLAHTVLSSNARTLEDLVKEMLRPMLKSWLDDNLPGLVERIVKAEIERVSRGGR encoded by the coding sequence ATGACGCAGCCTGCAAAGGTCACAGAACCCTCCATGGAGGAGATTCTGGCCTCGATCCGGCGCATCATTGCCGATGATGAGGCCAAGCCGCCGCCGGCGGAGGCTGCGAAGCAGGCGCCCGCTGCGCCCGCCCCGAAGGCGATGGCCGACATCCCACCATCGAAGGTCGCGCCTGCAAAACCTGCCGCTGAGAAGCCCGCACCACCGCCGGCTGCAAAACCTGCTCCGGCGCCGCCACCGCCCACGCCTGCGGCGGACGCCGGCCCCAACAGCCAGGATGACATCGATGCGCTGCTGGCGGGGCTCGACGAGGCGACGCCTGCGCCCGAGGTGCGGGTCCCGGAACCCGAGCCCGAGCCTGAGCCCGACGTGCTCGAGCTAACCGACGAGATGGCGATGGATCCGGAGCCGGCGCCGCCTCCGCCCAGCTTCCGCAAGGTCGAGCCGCGCGATGATCTCGAATTTGCTGAAGCGCCACCGCCTCGTCCGAGCCCCGCACCGTCCTATGCGCCGGTCGACTTCGACGCGCCGCCGGTGCCGCCGCAGCAGCCGATCCTGGCGCAATCGACGGTCTCGGCGGTCGAATCCGCCTTCAATTCCCTGGCCCACACGGTGCTCAGCAGCAATGCACGGACGCTGGAGGATCTGGTCAAGGAGATGCTGCGTCCGATGCTCAAATCCTGGCTCGACGACAATTTGCCGGGCCTCGTCGAGCGTATCGTGAAGGCCGAAATCGAGCGGGTCTCGCGCGGCGGCCGCTGA
- a CDS encoding TolC family outer membrane protein: MHGVKLFTGAAVSVLLMALAGPTPALADTIEAALVRAYQNNPQLNAQRAQVRSTDENVPQALSGYRPKVNLSLSSGYQYQDIQATQRGLAIHSDPPLQPNSASVSVSQTLYNGNQTANRTRAAESQVSGAREALRVLEQTVLLQAATAYMDYLRDAATLEVQRSNVRVLEQTLKQTRDRFNVGEVTRTDVAQSEAQLAAGRTQALTAESNLTTTRANFRRIIGNEPSNLAPGSPVDRFLPGTIASAVNLSLVENPNVTAAMFGIDVNYLQVKINEGALLPTVTVAATASTAYQQQLTVFRTNNASAIATASVPIFQGGAEYALIRQSKENLAQQRLNLETTRDQTRANVVQAWGQLEAGKAQVQSAQAQVTASEIALNGVREEAKAGQRTTLDVLNAQQALVNARVALVTAQHDRVVASYSVLNAIGRLAPQVLGLNTTVYDPSVHYHQVRDSWAGVRTPDGR; encoded by the coding sequence ATGCATGGGGTGAAGCTCTTCACCGGAGCAGCGGTTTCGGTCCTCCTGATGGCGCTCGCCGGGCCGACGCCTGCCTTGGCGGACACGATCGAGGCCGCGCTGGTGCGCGCCTATCAGAACAATCCGCAGCTCAACGCACAGCGCGCCCAAGTGCGCTCGACCGACGAAAACGTTCCGCAGGCCCTGTCGGGCTATCGCCCCAAGGTCAATTTGAGCCTCAGCTCCGGTTACCAATATCAAGATATCCAGGCGACGCAGAGGGGCCTCGCGATCCATAGCGATCCGCCGCTTCAGCCCAACAGCGCGAGCGTGAGCGTTAGCCAGACGCTCTATAACGGCAATCAGACCGCCAACAGGACGCGTGCGGCAGAGAGCCAGGTCTCGGGCGCCCGCGAGGCGTTGCGCGTGCTTGAGCAGACGGTCCTGCTGCAAGCCGCAACGGCTTATATGGACTACCTGCGTGATGCGGCAACGCTCGAAGTTCAACGCAGCAACGTGCGCGTGCTCGAGCAGACGCTGAAGCAGACGCGCGATCGTTTCAATGTCGGCGAGGTCACGCGCACGGACGTGGCGCAATCCGAAGCTCAGCTGGCCGCCGGCAGAACCCAGGCCCTAACCGCCGAATCGAACCTGACAACAACGCGCGCGAACTTCCGCAGGATCATCGGAAACGAGCCGAGCAACCTCGCCCCGGGCTCGCCGGTCGACCGCTTCCTGCCCGGCACGATCGCCTCCGCAGTGAATTTGAGCCTGGTGGAGAATCCCAACGTCACGGCCGCGATGTTCGGCATCGACGTGAACTATCTTCAGGTCAAGATCAACGAAGGCGCGTTGCTGCCGACGGTCACGGTCGCGGCAACTGCCAGCACAGCCTACCAGCAGCAACTGACGGTCTTTCGAACGAATAACGCGTCGGCCATCGCGACAGCTTCCGTGCCGATCTTCCAGGGCGGCGCTGAATATGCGCTGATCCGCCAGTCGAAAGAGAACCTCGCGCAGCAGCGCCTGAATCTCGAGACCACCCGCGATCAGACCCGCGCCAACGTCGTGCAGGCCTGGGGGCAATTGGAGGCCGGCAAGGCGCAGGTGCAGTCGGCGCAGGCTCAGGTCACGGCCTCCGAGATCGCGCTGAACGGCGTGCGTGAAGAGGCCAAGGCCGGTCAGCGCACCACGCTGGACGTGCTCAATGCGCAGCAGGCGCTGGTCAACGCGCGCGTCGCGCTCGTCACCGCCCAACATGACCGAGTCGTGGCGTCCTATTCCGTGCTCAACGCGATCGGCCGCCTTGCACCGCAGGTGCTCGGCCTCAACACCACGGTCTACGATCCCAGCGTGCATTACCATCAGGTCCGCGACAGCTGGGCTGGCGTGCGCACGCCCGACGGACGCTGA
- a CDS encoding protein-L-isoaspartate O-methyltransferase — MSGFSTARQKMVDGQVRTNDVTDRRILDAMLTVPREVFVPASRQALAYLDLDLDVSEGTTKRYLIKPQLTGKLLQAAEIGEGDNVLVVGCATGYLAALTAKLARQVTATESDSALAAKAKDAFASLGLANVTCKAAACAEGEPSAAPYDVIVLNGATEVTPEGLFGQLKEGGRLVGVSAESRPSRAMIVTRSHGEFGYRPLFDAAAPVLPGLERAAAFVF, encoded by the coding sequence ATGTCCGGTTTCTCGACCGCGCGCCAAAAAATGGTCGATGGCCAGGTGCGTACCAATGACGTCACCGATCGCCGTATTCTCGACGCCATGCTCACGGTTCCCCGTGAGGTGTTCGTGCCGGCCAGCCGGCAGGCCCTGGCCTATCTCGACCTCGATCTCGACGTGAGCGAGGGCACCACCAAGCGCTACCTGATCAAGCCGCAGCTGACGGGCAAGCTGCTCCAGGCTGCCGAGATCGGCGAGGGCGACAATGTGCTGGTCGTCGGCTGCGCCACCGGCTACCTCGCCGCACTGACCGCCAAGCTTGCGCGCCAGGTCACGGCAACGGAGAGCGATTCGGCCCTGGCTGCGAAAGCCAAGGACGCCTTCGCCTCACTCGGGCTCGCCAATGTCACCTGCAAGGCCGCGGCCTGTGCCGAGGGCGAGCCATCAGCCGCGCCCTATGACGTGATCGTCCTCAACGGCGCGACCGAGGTGACGCCGGAAGGGCTGTTCGGTCAGCTTAAGGAAGGTGGACGCCTGGTGGGCGTCTCGGCCGAATCCCGGCCGTCCCGGGCCATGATCGTGACCCGGTCGCACGGCGAATTCGGCTATCGGCCGCTGTTCGACGCGGCAGCCCCGGTGCTTCCCGGCTTGGAGCGGGCCGCCGCCTTCGTCTTCTGA
- a CDS encoding flotillin family protein, whose amino-acid sequence MFDIAVPAMIGVVLIIVLGVIFTILYKRATRDEAFVRTGLGGKKVVLDGGAMILPIFHSYASVNLKTLRLTVERKERESLITKDRLRVDIVAEFYVRVRPDDESIALASQTLGALTNDAEALRNQVEAKFVDGLRSVAATMTILELQEKRSDFVKHVQATVESDVKSNGLELESVSLTKLDQTDVKFFNPENFFDAEGLTQLKTITETRRRDRNAIVRDNEVAIAQKDLEARQQTLGIERTKKEAELSQERDIANKTASTRAEVATATQTARLTEENARIDTDRAVAEKEAGAKQVKETAVIESDLAINKRKTDAQREIQIATQENEIQIASKSKQTSEAVAEAKAAEALAVSAEEKVVTARAVEVADRARLTQVLAARTEAERKSTELIVAAEAEKKASLDRAEAVKTLATAEAESNKIKAVGVRNIGEAEAAVITMKNEAQNKLGTNVIDFEIAKKRIETMPSALAEMVRPIANLKDVRILHTGGAFGGNGNGAAGGGVGFGEGLAGELLKVHALRPMIDEILRQSGFAPGDDPVKALVGAVTGKSNGASVPAPTSDKTNSADL is encoded by the coding sequence ATGTTCGATATCGCAGTCCCGGCCATGATCGGCGTCGTGCTGATCATCGTCTTGGGCGTCATCTTCACCATTCTCTACAAGCGGGCCACGCGCGATGAGGCCTTCGTGCGCACCGGTCTCGGCGGCAAGAAAGTCGTGCTCGACGGTGGCGCCATGATCCTGCCGATCTTCCATTCCTATGCCAGCGTCAATCTGAAGACGCTCAGGCTCACGGTCGAGCGCAAGGAGCGGGAGTCCCTGATCACCAAGGACCGGCTGCGCGTCGACATCGTCGCGGAATTCTACGTCCGCGTTCGCCCCGATGACGAGAGCATTGCGCTCGCAAGCCAGACCTTGGGCGCGCTGACCAACGACGCCGAAGCCTTGCGCAACCAGGTTGAGGCGAAATTCGTCGACGGCCTGCGTTCGGTGGCGGCGACCATGACCATCCTGGAATTGCAGGAAAAGCGCAGCGACTTCGTCAAGCATGTGCAGGCGACCGTCGAGTCCGACGTGAAATCGAACGGCCTCGAACTGGAGTCGGTGTCACTGACAAAACTCGACCAGACCGACGTCAAGTTCTTCAACCCCGAGAACTTCTTCGACGCCGAAGGCCTGACCCAGCTCAAGACCATTACCGAGACCCGCCGCCGCGACCGCAACGCCATCGTGCGCGACAACGAGGTCGCGATCGCCCAGAAGGATCTTGAGGCGCGCCAGCAGACGCTGGGGATCGAGCGGACCAAAAAGGAGGCCGAGCTGTCGCAGGAGCGCGACATCGCCAACAAGACCGCGAGCACCCGCGCCGAAGTCGCAACCGCGACGCAGACCGCGCGTCTGACGGAGGAGAACGCCCGCATCGACACCGATCGGGCGGTCGCGGAGAAGGAGGCGGGCGCCAAGCAGGTCAAGGAGACCGCGGTCATCGAGTCGGATCTGGCGATCAACAAGCGCAAGACCGACGCGCAGCGCGAAATCCAAATCGCGACCCAGGAGAACGAGATCCAGATCGCGTCCAAGAGCAAGCAGACCTCGGAGGCCGTCGCCGAAGCCAAAGCGGCCGAAGCGCTTGCCGTCTCGGCGGAGGAAAAGGTCGTGACCGCTCGCGCTGTCGAGGTCGCAGACCGCGCCCGCCTGACCCAGGTGCTCGCCGCCCGCACCGAGGCCGAGCGCAAATCGACCGAGCTGATCGTGGCGGCCGAAGCCGAGAAGAAGGCCTCGCTCGACCGTGCCGAGGCCGTCAAGACGCTGGCGACCGCCGAGGCTGAATCCAACAAGATCAAGGCGGTCGGTGTCCGCAATATCGGTGAGGCCGAGGCTGCCGTCATCACCATGAAGAACGAGGCGCAGAACAAGCTCGGTACCAACGTCATCGATTTCGAGATCGCCAAGAAGCGAATCGAGACGATGCCCTCGGCGCTCGCGGAGATGGTCAGGCCGATCGCCAACCTCAAGGACGTCCGCATCCTGCACACTGGCGGCGCGTTCGGCGGCAACGGTAACGGAGCTGCGGGCGGCGGCGTCGGCTTCGGCGAAGGGCTTGCCGGCGAGCTCCTCAAGGTGCACGCGCTACGCCCGATGATCGACGAGATCCTGCGCCAGAGCGGATTTGCCCCTGGCGATGATCCGGTGAAGGCGCTGGTCGGCGCGGTGACCGGAAAGAGCAACGGCGCTTCGGTGCCTGCGCCGACGTCGGATAAAACAAACTCCGCCGACCTGTGA
- a CDS encoding OB-fold-containig protein, with the protein MSALLEHVMAPEVRPFAIAAAMILIVGTLEVVTMLVGASLSEMLGTSIDFSHPSDNGVLNAISWINVGGVPLLIFLLLALGAFSITGFLIQDVARMVAGPLPASLASLAAVVVSVPLVRGASRGIARIIPKDESYVIGLGDLVGRVGEVVVGPLDQGPPGRVSVADVHGNRHFVSAVAAPSSSPLPQGTLVLLVDRVDTRFVAVRADDELKPTKPALSSS; encoded by the coding sequence ATGAGCGCATTGCTCGAACACGTCATGGCGCCGGAGGTCCGGCCGTTCGCGATCGCGGCGGCCATGATCCTCATCGTCGGCACGCTCGAAGTCGTCACGATGCTGGTCGGGGCCTCCTTGAGCGAGATGCTCGGCACCAGCATCGATTTCAGCCATCCCAGCGACAATGGCGTCCTCAACGCTATTTCCTGGATCAATGTCGGCGGCGTCCCGCTCTTGATCTTCCTGCTGCTGGCGCTTGGTGCCTTCTCGATCACCGGCTTCCTGATCCAGGACGTCGCCCGGATGGTGGCGGGGCCCTTGCCGGCCAGTCTCGCCTCGCTCGCAGCGGTCGTGGTCTCGGTGCCGCTGGTGCGCGGTGCAAGCCGGGGCATCGCCCGGATCATTCCGAAGGATGAAAGCTACGTCATCGGCCTCGGCGACCTCGTCGGTCGCGTCGGGGAGGTCGTCGTCGGTCCGCTCGATCAGGGCCCGCCGGGCCGCGTCAGCGTCGCCGATGTCCACGGCAACAGGCACTTCGTCTCCGCGGTGGCCGCTCCCAGTTCATCGCCTCTGCCGCAGGGCACGTTGGTGCTGCTGGTCGATCGCGTCGATACCCGCTTCGTGGCTGTCAGGGCCGACGATGAACTGAAACCGACCAAACCCGCTCTAAGCAGCAGCTAA
- a CDS encoding PspA/IM30 family protein — MLSMSPSPRNAPSALRYRLAPDPAAKAAMEATFQAYDRMMEILDEVARTHNVGSNVVLLHAHAYEPIRKQTALPSRLVTLGLRDRADYRAAQGRRLPLDDKLAKIKGPATISISTVQGRFSVPFDYAGYAEGWGQSVPAHLIRTDDGFEVHYGVTPNSLPEEENAMDTIAAAPENFLSRVGRLIAGIAYDAIEQAEGNNKLKVVGQAIREIERAESEARDALAAARAEEYRLNARRKEIEREMTDLTAKIEGAIADSRDDLARAGIARQMDLEAQFEVLSRAIDENNEKIEQCVTSLRAVLSALQDAEQRRVDLEKSEAAASHQASHSPRKRGGTSAAAKALRAGRAVARVTGVPPGIPYSSDIDELSALHRNKEIAARLARLKSRS; from the coding sequence GTGCTTTCCATGAGCCCGTCGCCACGAAACGCGCCATCGGCGCTTCGATACAGGCTTGCCCCTGACCCGGCCGCCAAGGCCGCCATGGAGGCGACGTTCCAGGCCTATGACCGCATGATGGAGATCCTCGACGAGGTCGCGCGGACCCACAATGTGGGCTCCAACGTGGTATTGCTGCACGCCCATGCCTATGAGCCGATCCGGAAACAGACCGCGCTACCGTCGCGGCTGGTGACGCTGGGGCTGCGCGACCGCGCCGACTATCGGGCGGCACAGGGCCGTCGCCTGCCGCTCGACGACAAGCTCGCCAAGATCAAAGGCCCGGCCACAATTTCGATTTCGACCGTGCAAGGGCGCTTCAGCGTGCCCTTCGACTACGCCGGCTACGCGGAAGGCTGGGGGCAGAGTGTGCCCGCGCACCTGATCCGCACCGACGACGGTTTCGAGGTTCACTACGGCGTCACGCCGAACAGTCTGCCAGAGGAGGAGAACGCTATGGATACCATCGCAGCCGCTCCCGAGAATTTCCTGTCCCGGGTCGGACGTCTGATCGCCGGCATCGCTTATGACGCGATTGAGCAGGCAGAAGGCAACAACAAGCTGAAAGTGGTCGGCCAAGCCATTCGCGAGATCGAGCGCGCCGAGAGCGAGGCGCGCGATGCGCTCGCGGCCGCGCGCGCCGAGGAATATCGCCTCAACGCGCGCCGCAAGGAAATCGAACGCGAGATGACCGATCTCACCGCCAAGATCGAGGGCGCAATCGCCGATAGCCGCGACGACCTTGCCCGCGCCGGTATCGCCAGACAGATGGATCTGGAGGCCCAGTTTGAGGTGCTCTCCCGCGCCATCGACGAGAACAACGAGAAGATCGAGCAATGCGTGACGTCGCTGCGCGCGGTGCTTTCGGCATTACAAGACGCCGAGCAGCGCCGCGTCGATCTCGAAAAGAGCGAGGCGGCCGCGAGCCACCAGGCTTCGCATTCGCCGCGTAAACGTGGCGGAACTTCCGCGGCGGCGAAGGCGCTGCGTGCGGGCAGGGCGGTGGCGCGCGTCACCGGCGTGCCGCCGGGCATCCCGTATTCGAGCGACATCGACGAGCTCAGCGCGCTGCATCGCAATAAGGAAATTGCAGCGAGGCTCGCGCGGTTGAAGTCGCGCTCCTGA